From the Nitrospirota bacterium genome, the window CCTCATCGCCGCGAACCCCATTATGCCGCTACCAAGAAGGAGTAGGGTTGAGGGTTCGGGGACAGGGGCTTGACCCCCCTGAGTATAGCCTCCGTCCGAGGTAATCCATGTGCCGGGCGGCAGATTAA encodes:
- a CDS encoding PEP-CTERM sorting domain-containing protein, coding for MGGWGSSGGGSSDFFNTAAISFNLPPGTWITSDGGYTQGGQAPVPEPSTLLLLGSGIMGFAAMR